The genomic region CCCTAGTCATTGGTACTTGAACCTTGCCAATAGGGCACTAGAATTCTCTGCAGACTTAATCTTACAGCAGTTACTTAAAGGTGCCCTGGGGAAGACTGCTTTTATGTATTTCAGAATCATGTCTTACTCTTAAACAAAGGATTCTCTTTTAAAGTCATGTGAATCCAGATATATCCAGATTTCTGGAAAGGGGATGCAGCTGTAAGGCTGATTTTGGGTCTGGAATTTGGTGCATGTAACCgaggaggcaaacagacttttataaaattatttatgacATTTACAACAACAAAGTGGACAGGGGACTGGGGAATGATCTTTTGGCTGAAGAGTTGCCATGGTGACCTTGAAAAATCTAAGACAGAAGCAGTTTTACTTAAGTCCAAGAGAagtaatttattgttttttttttgttgttgtgtttttctttttcaatgcttttaaaaattttattgtttatttatttctcatattcatttacattttttgaataatgaattctgtccctcccttccatcactgTTCCACCCATTGCAAAGTCAAGaaacatgatatcaattatacatgtggaatcatgcaaaaatatttcaatattagttatgtaaaaagtgaaagtgaaagtgaaaaatttattttgcattcagattccatccaTTATTTCTTTGGAGTAAATAGCAttgttttcatcataagtcctttggaattgtctaggatcattgtattgctcagaacaGTTAAGTAATTAACAATTATGTACAACATTGCTGTGACCGTACGTgactttctcctggttttgcccaCTTCATGCTGCATTATTTTGTATAAGCCttttagatttttctgaaattatcctgctcatcatttcttatagcacatcagttttccatcacaatcatattaccacaacttattcaactatttcccaattgatgggcatcctcccaatttccaattgtttggcactacaaaaaagagcagctataaacatttttgtaaacatagcttcttttcttttttttttttttgatctttttgacATACAGACTTTGAAGTGGGAGCACTGAGTTCAAAGGTATGCACACTTTcatagttctttgggcatagtgccaCAATGTTcgccagaatgactggatcagtcaAAGTCCAGTGGTGAGCTAGTGTACCAATTTTTCTACGtctcctccaaaatttgtcattttacttttctgtcacattagtcaATATAACAGGTTTGAGGTGATATCTAGAATTGTTGTAACTTGCATTTTCCTAAAAAAGAGTTATTTAGAGCAATTTTCGTATAGcaacagatagctttgatttcttctcaaaaatacctgttcttatcctttgaccatttatcagttgggaaatgacttgttttcttataaattttaatcagtcctctatatatttgagaattgaaacgtttgtcagagaaacttgtaaattttttccccagatttctgcttttttcctaaccttggctgcattggttttgtttgtgcaaaacctttttaatttgatataatcaaaattattcattttacttctcaTGATCCTCTGTATCTATAGTTTGGTTTTCTATTCGTCCTTTATTTATAGATCTGAGAGATAAAATttcccttgctttcctaatttgtttttgatatcatcccttatttcttttttttttttcatcccttaTTTCTAAATCATACACCTGTATTGACCTTATCtcagtatacagtgtgagatgttggtttatatctagtttctgacaaatatttttccagtttcCCCTGTGATTTTTGTCATAAAGTGAGTTCTTGTCTCTAAAGCTTGGCTTTTTGCATTTATCGAACACTGGATTTCTaaggtcatttactactgtgtattatgtacctaatctattgcaCTGAACCACCATTCTGTTTCCTAGCCagtgctagttttttttttcatgattagaGTTTAACATTTGGTACTACTAGTCCACCtcattccacatttttttttccattgatctcATTATTATGTTTGGTATATTGgtcttacagatgaattttgttttttcatgtcTAGATAATAATTTTTGTGTAATTTGATtggaaatataattaattttggtggaattgtcatttttattatattggttcatcCAACTCatgggcaattaatatttctccaatagttttgatctgactttatttgtgtgaaaagtattttgtgattgtgttcatataatttctgagtttgccttgacaggtagactcccatgtattttatattctctgtagttatttcaaaatggattttctctttctaccttttcctGTTGGACTTTGaaggtaatatatggaaatgctattAATGTATTTTacatcttgcaactttgctaaagttgttaattgtttcaatcagttttttagttgattcctaAGTCTGTAAGTATACCATCATCTGCATGTAAGTATACACATGCCATGTGTATTTTTATTCCtccaatttttcttgttttatttctatagctagcatttctagtacattaTTGAATAATAGTCTTGATAATGGACTTCTTTGCTTTACCCCgtatcttattgggaaggcttcatgcttattttcattacaaataacacttgctgatggttttagatagatactacttaacATTTCAAGGAAAGCTCCACTTATTCCTCTGCTTCCTAGTGTTTTAATGGCAATCAATACTGAATTTTGTCAAATGCCTTTTctacatttattgagataatcatgtgatttttgttgttttattattgatacGGTCATTATGAAGGCAGCCTTGCCTTCTTGGTACAAATtgcacctggtcatagtgtaatagtgtataatcttcataatatattgctgtaatcccTCTAgctgttatttcatttaaatttttgcatcaatattcatgaaggaaattgttctatagttttctttgttttcttcttcctggctTAGATATCAATATTAGGttttgtcataaaaggaatttggtaggagaCCTTTTTGCCTAATTTTCCaatttgttttccaaaatatagtattgaaattaatcaTTCTTTCAGTGTTTGGTAGAAATCACATGATCCTGGAAATTTTTATTAGGGActtcatttatggcttattcaatttctttctcaaaaattctatttcctcttccttccattttctctcctctaaaCTAATTCATGGGGAGGTTTTGCAGCTTCAGTCATTCTCATATacttaaatattatatttttgatCCCACAGACTGACCCTAGTACCAATCAGAGAAAAGACATGTATCCAGCTTGGTGTTCAAAATGAGTAAATGGCAAGTTTCTCAGGTTTAATGtgtggctttttttgttttgtttagtggAACAAGATTGGGCAGCaaagaaaacattcaaaacaACAGCTAAGAGGAATATTCAATTAAATGCTCAATAGTGATAGCTATGATATATGTAGTGCTCtaaggcagtggtgtcaaactcaccaGGGGGCCAGCAAAACTCCCagactgaggcccaagaagattaaaatgtatttgaaaaatatttaataataaagtcAAATAAGCTACAACATGAAAAATGTTAAGTaggggttttctaagtcaatgtgcggCCCACCTGAATTCAACGCCATTACTCTGAAGGAAGGTAACTTGCAAAGGCCCCATGATTAGATGCGCATTGTCATAGGGTTCTGTCTAAACCTCTAAGGTGCAGATTATTTGGTGGATCGAGTTTTCCCTCCAGAGAGTTTTGTTTATCGCCAAAGTCAGAAGTATGTGTCACAGAGTTGATATTTGCACCCACTTCCTCCTGAGTATTCTCAATGTCTAGCAGAATACTTGAATCAcgataagtgcttaatatataatTAACAAAAGATTCCTGTTTTAAAACAATATGAATAATAAAGCATTATTATTAAGCTATTCTCTAATAGTTTATTCAAAATAATCTTTGTGACCAGACAGAGATCAGACCCGATTTTACAGGAGATAAAGCAGGCAGTACAGAAAAGGCACTCAATAGGGCATCAAAGGACCTGAGATATTTTCCCCaagttttaaaaacttttatttaaaattttgagttgcacattctacccctcccttccttctcttctccatgagatgataagcaatcagATGAGCAACTAcatgaaacatttttatattagtcatcttatttttttttctttttggtaaggcaattggggttaagtgacttgcccaaggtcacacagctagtacatgtgtcaagtgtctgaggccagatttgaactcaggtcctcctgactccagggccagtattctactcactgtgccacctagctgcccccactgtgccacctagctgccatcttaTAAAAAAGATTcgaattaaagaaaataatagaaagttaaaaatagcatgcttcagtctgtattcaatcaatatcagttgtttgtctggaggcagatagtatacttatcatgaatcttttgggattttcttggatcactatattgctgagaatagttaagtcactcatagttcttcattgaacaatattgctgttactgcgtacaacattctcctagttctgttcacttcactacacaaacagttcatgtaagtctttccaagtttttctgaaatcatcctgcttgttctTTCTTATAGTAccatgatattccattacaattgtaaaccacagcttgttcagccattcagcaATTGATAGCCATCCCCTTGATGATCTGACcttttagccaccacaaaaagagctgctacaaatatttttgttcatataggttctttttttccctaatctttccagctccagatctctAATATAAAACTTAATAATATCctatttacagatggaaaaaccaaGGCTCAAAGAGGTCACATTGATTTATTTAAGGTCACAGAGCATAAAAGTGTCACAGATACAACTCAGAATCATGTCTTTGGATTCTAAGGCCAGTGGTtagttgtttctctttttctatatttGTAATAGGCTTTTTCTTATCTGCATcgccagtgcttatcacagtgcatgacacatagtaggtacttaataaatgtttaataaatgtaataggaaggaaagggcatataaatctatcttgccctacaagaaagtaaggggaaaggggatggggcatAGTGGCGTGAccgaagggaaggctgactggagaacggggcaatcaaaatatatgccatttgGAGAGGGGTGGAGGGTtgtaatgggagaaaatttgtaactccaaatcttgtagaaatcaatgttgaagactaaaatatcaaataaataatgaaatttaaaataaatacacaaaaattaataggaagaaacaatataaataatatatggtCCTTGTCTTCAAAGAAGGAATGTGTTAAAggcaaaacaatggaaaaaaagatgtaagGATGCATATATTTAAGAAGCGATACCCACTTAGAGGTAGAAGGTATTGGTTAGGGTGCTAATGTTGTTTTTTCAGTATGTCTTTTCACCAGGGAGCAACAATTCTAATTTTGTACATCTGCTCTACAACCTATTTATTTCTAccccaaatgttttttttttttttaattttaaagtcaATATGTACATTCTGTTTCTGCTATATTTCAGCTGACTTGTTTATTGCCACATGAGGGATCCTCTCCTTTGGAAGACATCCACTGGTGTATCCAGGAGACATCTTCCAGTCAAATGGCAGTGAGCAATCAAACACTGGTGACTGAGTTTATCCTGCAGGGTTTCTCCGAGACACCTCCCCTTCAGCTTGCCCTCTTTtgcatcttcttcttcctttatatCATGGCCCTAACAGGCAATGCTCTCATTGTGGTGGCCATAGGCCTAGATTCAGGTCTCCATACccccatgtattttttccttgcAAACCTGGCCATCTTAGATATTGGCTGCACAACCACAGTTCTGCCCAAATTGCTAGAGAACCTCGCCAACAAGAAATCTATCTCCTATGCTGGGTGCATGACTCAGTTATATTTCCTTGATTGGTTTTTGGGTTCTGAACTCCTGCTCTTTACAGCTATGGCTTATGACAGGTATGTGGCCATCTGCCACCCCCTTCATTATACTACCATGATGAGTAGAATGGTTTCCATCCTCCTAGCTGGTAGTGTGTGGGCTGTTAGTGCCATCAACTCATCAGTACACACTGGTCTTATGATACAGTTAACCTTCTGTGGCCCAAATCAAATTAAACACTTTCTGTGTGAAATCCCCAGTTTGCTACTGCTTTCCTGCACCTCCATATACCTAAACCATATCATGGCAGTCATTGCAGATATATACCTAGGGGTGATTAATTTTATGCTCACTGTGGTGTCCTATGGCTTCATCATTTCCAGCATCCTGAAGATCCGCACCACAGAGGGCAAGAAGAAAGCCTTCTCTACCTGTTCCTCCCACCTCATTGTGGTCACTATATATTATACCactattatatacacatacattctccCAGGCTCAGGGACCTCCATGGATAATGGCAAAGTAGTGGCTCTCTTATACACCACTATTAGCCCCGCTTTAAACCCTCTCATTTACACTCTACGCAACAAAGATTTCATAACAGCCCTCAAGAAAATGTTTCcattcattaaataaataattttaattcatcCACATGACTTGgtggtaattttatttttgaaattctagcataaaatatgatataaaagGTAATTTAGGTTCTATGAATCTTAGTTATTCAATTTATAGAATGATTTTTcctcagaatctcagagctagaatgGATCAGAGACCAATTTGAGCCTCATCACACCTCAAGTTCCTTATTTCAGTTTTGAGCCATACAACACACTCTCAGCCACCACAAACTTATTTATTTTGTCCCCTTACCATTTGTTCAAATTATATCATTTGCCAAAGAAATTCTGTTGATTTTTACATCACAGTATATCTCCcaacatttctcttctcttcagtcAAATCATACATCCCAGGTCATATCCCCATGATTCAAATGATTTACAGTATATCTACTCTATTTAATACTAatgtcttcctcccttctcccatgcAATTTTGTTCTgagtttaaataattatttatttactgaatatttttagttttcagcattaattttcacaagagtttgaattacaaattttctccccatttctacactcccccctccaagatggcatatattctgattaccccgttccccagtcagccctgccttctgtaaCACTACTcctcctcatccccttttcccttagtttcttgtagggcaagatagatttccacacCTCatcgcctgtatatcttatttcctagttgcatggaaaaacttgtttttgaacatctgctcttaaaactttgagttctaaattctcccccttttccctccccacccaccctgcctaagaaggcaagcaatttaacataggtaacatgagtatcattatgtaaaacacttccacaatactcatgttgtgaaagactaactatatttgctccttcctattctatcagTCTTTATCCAattgtctcccttgaccctgtccctttttaaaagtgtttgcttttgattacctcctccccctacctgccctcccttctattgtcatcccccctttttatctccttcctccttctttcctgtggggtaagatacccaattgagtgtgtatgttattccctcttcaggtcaaatccaatgagagcaagattcactcatcccccctcacatgctccctcttcccttcctacagaactgctttttcttgccacttatatACTGGATAGTTTatgccattctacctctccctttctcccactctcaatatattcccctctcattccttaatttgattttctttttttagatgtcatcccttcatattccactcaccTTGTGccccctgtctctctttctctatttatatatatgtatattcccttcagctaccctaatactgaggtctcatgaattatacacatcatctttccatgtaggaatgtaaacaaaacagttgaacttcagtaagtcccttatgatttctctttcctgtataccttttcatgcttctcttgattcttgtgttcgaaagtcaaattttctattcaactctggtcttttcactgagaaagcttgaaagtcctttattttattgaaaatccatattttgccttggagcatgatactcagttttgctgggtaggtgattcttggatttaatcctagctccattgacctccagaatatcatattccaagccatttgatccctttaggtagaagctgctagatcttgtattattctgattgtgtttccgcaatactcaaattgtttctttctgactgcttgcagtattttctccttgatctgggagctctggaatttggcaacaatattcctaggagttttctttttgagatcttttcatgaggtgattggtagactctttcaatttccattttaccctctggctccacaatatcagggcagtccttgataatttcttgaaagatgatatctaggctcttttttatatcatggctttcaggtagtccaataatttttaaattatctctcctagatctattttccaggtcagtggtttttccaatgatatatttcacattgtcttccattttttcattcttttgtttctgttttataatatcttgatttctcataaagtcactagcttcctcttgctccaatctaatttttaaggtagtatttccttcagttgtcttttggacatctttttccacttggctaattctaccttcttttgcatttggctaattctgtctttcaaggcattcttctcctcattggctttttggagctcttttgccatttgggttagtctatttttaaggtgttattttctttagtattttttggggtcccctttagccagtcattgactttttttcatggttttctcacttcattctcatttctcttcccaggttttcctctacttctctaattggcttttctaaatcttttttgaggtcttccatggtctgagaccagttcatgtttttcttggaggcttttgatgtaagctctttgactttgttgacttcttctggctgtttgtttttgtcttctttgtcaccaaagaaggattccaaagtctgagtctgaatttgagactgttttcactgcctggccatgttcccagtcaactacttgacccttgagtttttcgttggggtatgactgtaGATTAGAGagttctttgttccaagcttgaggtgatgcgctgttgttttcagagctatttgtcaCAACAAGCTCTGTaaaccagtgctcctcctcccccaagaacccccaaaccaGACctaactcagatcttaagcaggctctgcactcctgctctgatctgccacttaattcctcccaccaggtgggcctggggctagaagcaactgcagctgtagttctgtagctgcaccaccctgccgcccctggggcagtgaccgaaccacgaactcctttcactctgtcctctgcAGCTTTTTCCGCTaactttctttgttgtctttggtgtttgtgggttgagaagtctggtaactgccacagctcacggATTcgaggtgctagggcctgttccgcctggctcctggtctggttggtcctgctgccacccacgctgggccctgctcccctctgctccctggtccctgcatgatagacctcacccagtgaccatccaggctgtcctgggctggagccctgctttgctctgctattttgtgggttctgcagttctagaatttgttcagagccatttttataggttttttggcaGGACTtggtagggagctcatgcaagtccctgctttccagctgccatctgggCTCTGCCCCAGAGATCATTGTCTAGATCAGTGTAGCTGTTTTCATGGCTCATCTTTCTTACAATATCACTGTTATTTTTTACAGtgttctctcagttctgctcacttccctttgcatctgttcatataggCCTTTTCAGGATTTTTCTGAAAACACTatgcttgtcatttccttttgtaaaatagtattctgtcacaatcatataccatagatTTTTccgtcatcccccaattgatgggcattccctctatttccaaatctttgccccCCActaagagctattataaatatttttgcttatATAAGTCCTTTCactatttctttgatctttttgtgaTATAGGCCttgtagttgtattgctgggtcgaagggcAAGCATGGGTTTATATTTTGGGTAGGAatagtttcaaattattctccagaatatcTGAActacttcacaactccactacAATGTGTTAGTGTCCCAATATTTCCACATACCcaccagaatttgtcattttcctttttggtcatattaaCCAAACTgttaagtgtgaggtggtatctcagagttgttttactttccatttctctaatcagtagagatttagagcattttaatgtGATTTTAATAGGTTTGATTCCTTTTTCTGCAAACTGATTCTTCATGCAATTTGAGCACTTATTGATAAGGCAATgacttgtttttataattttggctcaatttctaatatatttgagaaatgaataaaTTTCTGCTACTTTCCcactttcattctaatttttgttgcatt from Trichosurus vulpecula isolate mTriVul1 chromosome 8, mTriVul1.pri, whole genome shotgun sequence harbors:
- the LOC118829055 gene encoding olfactory receptor 13A1-like; the protein is MAVSNQTLVTEFILQGFSETPPLQLALFCIFFFLYIMALTGNALIVVAIGLDSGLHTPMYFFLANLAILDIGCTTTVLPKLLENLANKKSISYAGCMTQLYFLDWFLGSELLLFTAMAYDRYVAICHPLHYTTMMSRMVSILLAGSVWAVSAINSSVHTGLMIQLTFCGPNQIKHFLCEIPSLLLLSCTSIYLNHIMAVIADIYLGVINFMLTVVSYGFIISSILKIRTTEGKKKAFSTCSSHLIVVTIYYTTIIYTYILPGSGTSMDNGKVVALLYTTISPALNPLIYTLRNKDFITALKKMFPFIK